In Peromyscus leucopus breed LL Stock chromosome 16_21, UCI_PerLeu_2.1, whole genome shotgun sequence, a single genomic region encodes these proteins:
- the Paqr8 gene encoding membrane progestin receptor beta — translation MTTAILERLSTLSVSGQQLRRLPKILEEGLPKMPCTVPETDVPQLFREPYIHAGYRPTGHEWRYYFFSLFQKHNEVVNVWTHLLAALAVLLRFWAFAEAGALQWASPHTLPLLLFILSSITYLTCSLLAHLLQSKSELSHYTFYFVDYVGVSVYQYGSALAHFFYSSDQAWYERFWLFFLPAAAFCGWLSCAGCCYAKYRYRRPYPVMRKICQVVPAGLAFILDISPVAHRVALCHLAGCQEQAAWYHTLQILFFLVSAYFFSCPVPEKYFPGSCDIVGHGHQIFHAFLSICTLSQLEAILLDYQGRHEIFLQRHGPLSVYTACLSFFFLAACSAATASLLRHKVKARLIKKDS, via the coding sequence ATGACGACTGCCATCCTGGAACGCCTGAGCACCCTGTCTGTGAGCGGGCAGCAGCTGCGCCGTCTGCCCAAGATTCTGGAAGAAGGGCTTCCCAAGATGCCGTGCACAGTCCCAGAAACCGACGTGCCCCAGCTCTTCAGGGAGCCTTACATCCACGCCGGCTACCGCCCCACGGGGCACGAGTGGCGCTACTACTTCTTCAGCCTCTTTCAGAAGCACAACGAGGTGGTCAACGTCTGGACCCACTTGCTGGCGGCCCTAGCGGTCCTGTTGCGATTCTGGGCCTTTGCGGAGGCTGGGGCATTGCAGTGGGCCTCTCCCCACACCCTACCCCTGCTCCTCTTTATCCTGTCCTCCATCACTTACCTCACCTGCAGCCTCTTGGCTCACCTGCTGCAGTCCAAGTCAGAGCTGTCGCATTACACCTTTTACTTTGTGGACTACGTTGGGGTCAGCGTCTACCAGTACGGCAGCGCGTTGGCTCACTTTTTCTATAGCTCGGACCAGGCCTGGTACGAGCGGTTCTGGCTTTTCTTCCTGCCCGCGGCTGCTTTCTGTGGCTGGCTCTCCTGTGCGGGCTGTTGCTACGCCAAGTATCGCTACCGAAGGCCTTATCCAGTTATGCGGAAGATCTGTCAAGTGGTGCCGGCAGGGCTGGCCTTCATCCTAGACATCAGCCCTGTGGCCCACCGGGTGGCGCTCTGTCATCTGGCTGGTTGCCAGGAGCAGGCGGCCTGGTACCACACCCTTCAGATCCTCTTCTTTCTAGTTAGCGCCTACTTCTTCTCCTGCCCGGTACCCGAGAAGTACTTCCCCGGTTCCTGTGACATtgtgggccatggacatcagaTCTTCCACGCCTTCCTTTCCATCTGCACGCTCTCCCAGCTGGAGGCCATTCTTCTAGACTACCAGGGACGGCATGAGATCTTCCTCCAGCGCCACGGTCCCCTGTCCGTCTACACTGCctgcctctcctttttctttttagctgcCTGCAGCGCAGCCACCGCCTCCCTCCTGAGGCACAAagtcaaggccagactgatcaAGAAAGATTCCTGA